In the genome of Pseudanabaena mucicola str. Chao 1806, the window TCAAATATTTAATACCTGTGGATGCTTTGCCTGACATCTTGCAAGAGCACAAATTAGCGCAAATGTAGTGTTAAGAGTCCATTGTTGGGCTAGTTAATTCCGTGAGCGTTGAGAAGTTAATAAAAATTCTTTATTAGCAGTCAGACTATGCACAATTCAATTTGCGCCGATCTATCTAGAGATTCGTATCATTTCAGTAGTGAACACTCAATGATCATCTTACATGGAGCTCAGATCAAGTCACTAGATCGCGATCACCTACAAGACAACAATGATTGAGCATAGAAAATAGGCGAAAGCCTATTTTCTATGCTTGTTAAGCTTCAAAAATCGATCTAACTAAACTCTTGGCAACCCATACATCAATATCGTCGGTTCTAACTGCTTCAGCGATTTGGTGGGCTCGATCTAAATCAGCGGTGAACGCAAACATAGTTGACCCAGAGCCAGACATTACTGCACCAAGACATTCTTGCTCAAGTAATTTGTTTTTAATAGAAACAAGTTCAGGATACTCAGGCAATACGACCCGTTCTAAATCGTTGTATAGCAATCGTCCAATTTTCGCTGGTGCAGCTTCACCTCCAGAGGCGATCGCCGCCACCATTTGACTAGAGATTCCCTTAAGTTTAGTCGGATTGTACGCTAATAAACCTTGGGATCGGAAAGTTTGATAAGCCCAGACGGTAGAGATCGAAATATGACGCGGCTTGCAAATTACGAAGATTAAATCCTTAAGATCGGGAAGAGGTGACAAAATTTCGCCACGACCTGTCGCTAGAGCCGTACCTCCAACTACACAAAATGGAATATCAGAGCCTAACTGAGCAGCAAAATCACAAAGCTGTGACTGGGTGAGTCCTAAATTCCAGAGGTGATCAATTCCCACCAAAACAGCTGCTGCATTTGCGGACCCACCTGCAAGCCCTGCTCCCATGGGAATTTGCTTGTGAATCGCAATCTCGACCCCCCCAATCTCTGGAAAAACACTTTGCAACAAGGCAGCAGCTTTATAGGCAAGATTACTACGATCACAAGGTACTTTAGGATTAGTGCAAGTTACTTGAATCGCGTCAATACCAAGTTTCCTTAGATCAACGCGATCACAGAGGTCAATACTCTGCAAGATCATCACCAAGTCATGGTAACCATCAGGTCGATTACCCGTAATCTCTAGGTAAAGATTAATTTTTGCAGCAGCCTTGAGAGAGATACGCGATGTCATTGGGAAAAAGTGCGCTTGTAGATATGTTGGAGATTTTTTTGATCAGTGTCAGACCCCATACGTCGAAGCGATCGCATTTGATTTTCAACCATGAGCTTTGCATCTGCTCGCGAGACTGGCTCAAATTGAATACCTTCGGGACTACTGGTAATTAGGAAAAATAACCTTTGGGCATAGAGGGTAGTGAACAAACTACGAAACTCATCTACCCTACATAGGCGAGATAGCAAGCCAAAAGTAGGATGATTTAGATAATGTTCGGACATTTGGCGGGCTGAGAAATTTAATAATGTAAGACGTGTAAATTTTTTCTGTATCGCAAACGACACAAGCTTGACGAATATTTCATAAAAAAGAATTTAAGCCGAGACTTAGAATACTTCTAGAAATTAGACAATACAACCTATTCGACAATATTGCGATTACTATTTTGATATGTTTAGTGCGATTAATTAGAAAATATTATCAAACCTTAATGACTTTTTGTACAACCTAGCTTTATTGACAAATTTTTTTAAATTGATTGCAGAATTGTTTCTACAGCATAATTAGAACAATGCTAGAAGCAAATCCCTCTTGAAAATCAGTGGATGCTGAGCCTCACAATATTAACTCTTTACATGAATTTCGAGCAAATTATGAGTCGATTTCTTCGTTTCCACGTCTTTACTAAATTTTTATTAGTTATTTTTATATTTACAACTATTCTCTTGACAAATAGTCAAGCGATCGCGGCGGAGCGTCGTCCTGTGATCCCCGCTAACGGACAACCAATTCTTAGTGGCAATATGCATGGCTCTGATTGGATTGCTGCTTCCCGTGATTCTAAGCAAGCCTATTGCGAAGAAGCCTTTGCTGCTTTTCGGGGTTCTGCGGCTCAGAGCTATATCATTAGCCATAATATTCAAAGCCTTAGCCCTGAAGGTTTATGCGATCGCATGGATCAGTACTACAGTCTCGAAGAATATCTCGATGATCGCTTGGGATCAGCAGCAGCAATCGCTCCAATTCTGTTTGCTGATACACCTCTTGGTACTAAATACTAAGCTTTAATCTATAAGCTGCAACTATATCTAAACTAGGAAAACACAGTTTTTAGCAAATTGTCTTATAGGTAAAACTTGATTTTTTAGGCAATCCTTAGGTAAAAGTGTGGCAAAAGCAAGAGAAAATTATTCAGATCCGTATAATTACTTATTAGATATGTTTATGGGTATACAAAAATACACATAACATAGGCTAGAATCTGAGGCATAAATATTTTTGTGGTGTGATCACAACGTTTTTCCAAAGTGTTTTAAAGGAAAGTATGAGCAAACAAACTGAAGCCCTAACAAAAGAGATTTCTACATTGAACGTAGCAACCAAAAAGTTATATTCCGAAGAGGTTCAAGCTGAACTAGCGGAATTGCAATCCGATATCGATGTTCTTTTTCAGCAATTGCAAAGCTTGAGCCGTCAAAGATTGATCACCGCAGGGAGTGCTCAGTAGTGATTGCCATACAAAACTCCTCACACACTCTTACCCCTGAGACCACCCTCCGCGATATCATTAAAACTATCCCCTCTGAATACTTCGAGAAAAATCCTCTCAGAGCTTGGCTAAGTGTAATGTTTTCTGTAATAGCCGCCGCTCTTGGGTATGCTAGCATTGCGTTCTCTCCTTGGTATTTGTTACCTTTCGCTTGGATTTTTACAGGTACTGCTCTAACGGGTTGGTTCGTAATTGGACACGATTGTGGACATCGCTCTTTTTCTAACAAGAGTTGGGTAAATGACCTAGTTGGGCATATTGCTTTCTTGCCACTCTTATACCCTTTCCACGGTTGGCGTTTCAAGCATGATCATCATCACTTGCATACTAATAAGATGGGAGAAGATAATGCTTGGTATCCATTCACCATTGAGGAATATGAGCAAGGACAGGGGCTTATTTCTAATGTTTATAGGATGATTCGTACCAATTTTTGGTGGATTGGATCAATTATCCACTGGGCAAACTTGCACTTTAAGGAGAGTCTCTATCCTGAGCGTCAACAGAAGCAAGTAAAGTTTTCCTATCGCCTAGTGATTTTATTTGGTGTTATCGCTATTCCTACTTTGATCTACACCACAGGTTTCTTTGGTTTTATCAATTTCTTTTTGATGCCTTGGTTGGTTTATCACTTCTGGATGAGTACTTTTACACTCGTTCATCACACAATGCCAGATATACAATTCAAGAGTCAAGATAAATGGCATGCGGCAACCGATCAGCTAACTGGAACTGTTCACTGTGACTACCCAGCTTGGGTGGAATGGCTATGTCACGATATCAATGTTCACGTTCCTCACCATGTTTCTACAGGTATTCCTTCCTACAACTTGCGTCTAGCCCACAAGTCTCTAGATGAGAATTGGGGAGAATATCTATATAAGACTAAGTTCTCATGGGAACTTATGAAAGACATCGGCGATCGCTGTCATATCTACGATGCTGACAAATGTTATAAATCTTTTTCAGAAGTTGATATTAATTAATCGCTTTAGATAATTTCGTATTAAAAAAAGAAGGATACAGTGTATCCTTCTTTTTTTGGTAGGATAAATTTTCATTGTATTATTGATGTGATACAGCGCTTATATAAAACTCTGAAACAGGGAGCATTCCAAGTTTGTGCTAAGTAGAAATACTTAGAGATGGAGAATTATTAAGAAAAGCAGTACGCAAGCGTAAGATCTTGGGAACATTACGTTGACTCCAAGAAGCACCAGCCAGTTTGACCCTGAAGCCAATTTGCTTAATCGTCGATTCCACAGGAGCATCAGGTTGATTACGATGGAGATAAGTAACCTGTAAGAGTTCAACCGCACAGACACTTAAAAAGCCTAACAATGTCTTCATCCCTTCAGCAGCAAGACGATAACGTTCACACTGACAGCCAGACTTAAAGATTTTATGGAAATCTTCCACCCGCCAACGGTAAGTATACCAACGTAAAATCTTAATGGCAGTTTCTAAGTCTTCCACGACTTCCGAGGTCAAGAGCATCCACTCCAAAGGAGTTTCACCTTCAGGGCAATCGATCTCTGTTGCATAGACAGCATAAACTGGTAATGGGTCACGATTGTCAGTCATGAGACTAGCGAGGATTGACTCGCTTTTTTGATAACTGAGATCTTGCACCATTCTAGAAAGGGGGCGCAAAAAGGGCGTTGCACATATTCATAATGTTATTCAAATATTGTGTCGATAGATCCTTGCCTAGTAAGCCCCATCAACGATTGATCATTACGAATATATGCAACGCCAAATGATTGGTCCATCTGCTTCCCTAGATGTGCAAAAAGTTGACTCCAGAGTCTTGCCAATAACTACGATTCTTTCATTTTGCTTGTTGAGATAATATGAATATCCACATTCTTGAGTATCCGCAGGATTCTTTGAGTAAGCGATCCTTTAAACAAAATCTGCCATCTTGACTTTTGGCTTTCACCCATTACAATCTGTGTAATCCGATAGCTTTTCGCTGTATCCACGATCGCTTTTAAAGCATTGCTATCGCGCACCCGAATGAAATCACCATCAAACTCTTTGCAAAGTCTTTCACAAGTCTCGATATGTAAACTTTCGGCTTTAGTTAAAAAGCGATCAGGATCA includes:
- the ispE gene encoding 4-(cytidine 5'-diphospho)-2-C-methyl-D-erythritol kinase encodes the protein MTSRISLKAAAKINLYLEITGNRPDGYHDLVMILQSIDLCDRVDLRKLGIDAIQVTCTNPKVPCDRSNLAYKAAALLQSVFPEIGGVEIAIHKQIPMGAGLAGGSANAAAVLVGIDHLWNLGLTQSQLCDFAAQLGSDIPFCVVGGTALATGRGEILSPLPDLKDLIFVICKPRHISISTVWAYQTFRSQGLLAYNPTKLKGISSQMVAAIASGGEAAPAKIGRLLYNDLERVVLPEYPELVSIKNKLLEQECLGAVMSGSGSTMFAFTADLDRAHQIAEAVRTDDIDVWVAKSLVRSIFEA
- the pipX gene encoding transcriptional coactivator PipX, translating into MSEHYLNHPTFGLLSRLCRVDEFRSLFTTLYAQRLFFLITSSPEGIQFEPVSRADAKLMVENQMRSLRRMGSDTDQKNLQHIYKRTFSQ
- a CDS encoding fatty acid desaturase; the encoded protein is MIAIQNSSHTLTPETTLRDIIKTIPSEYFEKNPLRAWLSVMFSVIAAALGYASIAFSPWYLLPFAWIFTGTALTGWFVIGHDCGHRSFSNKSWVNDLVGHIAFLPLLYPFHGWRFKHDHHHLHTNKMGEDNAWYPFTIEEYEQGQGLISNVYRMIRTNFWWIGSIIHWANLHFKESLYPERQQKQVKFSYRLVILFGVIAIPTLIYTTGFFGFINFFLMPWLVYHFWMSTFTLVHHTMPDIQFKSQDKWHAATDQLTGTVHCDYPAWVEWLCHDINVHVPHHVSTGIPSYNLRLAHKSLDENWGEYLYKTKFSWELMKDIGDRCHIYDADKCYKSFSEVDIN